The following coding sequences lie in one Hydrotalea sp. genomic window:
- a CDS encoding aminotransferase class I/II-fold pyridoxal phosphate-dependent enzyme: MTQKNKNDFPAANIMALGREFKHGLLPPGPFQKLESLLADITPAGPIVPLHVGEPDGGLPDFVKPIFAEPAFYDGFGKYPELLGSSAHRTAIKNWATRRYHLPNDFLSIDPPTNNILPTVGSREGLALAINYAVQKKQQRLKNERPLVIITSPFYHVYHASGIVAGADVIAIHCFDESQLDKNHVAKKLSLADGIATLSPAMQNRIAAIVVCTPDNPTSRILTLTEMEHLHDIAHRHGAFIISDECYGDLHYGVPPISFLNHAANGFGLGQVIISNSLSKRSGAPGLRAGVLLGDGAVIAELANLRAHLSAIPPRSLQLIATALWNDDAHVASAREKYQARARVAASIIGHSPSFQMPSAGFFLYLRFTNDGAADEATSIAAGARAARAIFAATGIKLLPAVFMAGGNADDVDNPASAYARLSMIVAGDAWPVLLQNLKPYLLPDI; the protein is encoded by the coding sequence ATGACCCAAAAAAATAAAAACGATTTTCCCGCCGCCAATATCATGGCGTTAGGCCGTGAATTTAAACACGGCCTGTTGCCGCCCGGCCCATTTCAAAAATTGGAATCGTTGCTGGCCGATATCACGCCGGCTGGCCCAATTGTTCCGTTACACGTGGGGGAGCCTGACGGCGGCCTGCCCGATTTTGTAAAACCGATTTTCGCCGAACCGGCATTTTACGACGGGTTTGGTAAATACCCCGAATTATTGGGGAGTAGCGCGCATCGCACGGCGATAAAAAATTGGGCGACGCGGCGTTATCACTTGCCAAATGATTTTTTATCCATCGACCCGCCGACCAATAATATCTTGCCGACGGTGGGTTCGCGCGAGGGCTTGGCACTTGCGATAAATTACGCGGTGCAAAAAAAACAACAGCGGTTAAAAAACGAACGGCCACTGGTCATCATCACCAGCCCGTTTTACCATGTTTACCATGCCAGCGGGATTGTCGCCGGTGCCGATGTTATCGCCATTCATTGTTTCGACGAAAGCCAATTGGACAAAAACCACGTCGCCAAAAAATTATCCTTGGCCGACGGCATCGCCACCTTGTCGCCGGCGATGCAAAACCGCATCGCCGCCATTGTGGTTTGCACCCCCGACAACCCGACCAGCCGCATTTTAACCCTGACCGAGATGGAACACCTACATGACATCGCCCACCGCCATGGCGCATTTATCATCAGCGACGAATGCTACGGCGACCTGCATTACGGCGTGCCACCGATAAGTTTTCTCAACCACGCCGCCAATGGGTTTGGTTTGGGCCAGGTTATCATCAGCAATAGTTTATCAAAACGCTCGGGCGCGCCGGGCCTGCGCGCCGGTGTGTTGTTGGGCGATGGCGCGGTGATTGCCGAATTGGCCAACCTGCGGGCGCATTTATCGGCCATCCCGCCGCGCTCGTTACAACTTATTGCCACCGCCCTGTGGAACGACGACGCCCATGTTGCGTCAGCGCGCGAAAAATACCAAGCACGAGCGCGGGTCGCGGCCAGCATCATCGGCCACTCGCCGTCCTTTCAAATGCCGTCGGCCGGTTTTTTTCTTTACCTGCGCTTCACCAACGACGGCGCGGCGGATGAAGCCACGTCGATAGCCGCGGGCGCACGGGCGGCGCGGGCGATTTTTGCCGCCACCGGTATTAAATTATTGCCGGCGGTTTTTATGGCGGGTGGCAATGCCGATGATGTTGATAACCCGGCGTCGGCCTACGCCCGGCTGTCGATGATTGTGGCGGGCGATGCCTGGCCGGTGCTATTGCAAAACTTGAAACCCTACCTCTTGCCCGATATTTAA
- a CDS encoding DNA translocase FtsK 4TM domain-containing protein, protein MAKNKIKKTATANKPRVKPSKHFLEKWLGARLGGHAITLAQKGFGTACLLLGALLAVALFSHDATDPSLTTQSSAPINNWLGFAGAVASDLILSFLGRIAGYGGVAVFLLWGIALLSPITNADKKRGDEQSGKTILKRLSFLHFWLFWLFMFFLGAAKVILLLVWGRYIDTQQTLDDPAHPMSVLENFWRDLLVTHLAQNELLGVIAGLALVFLGLLLFLLSGMSFAEWRYLLRWVLSVVGFFFYAIFYAVATVLGVALTAVYKTLVMILPMVKVFLPRPSSVAGAVAQRQAMWKRIWRKLWHNVTAPVADDETLQGAIVESAAPDNQTLTQRVMDHFDRPKTIPAQSPKRFASAPIHHGVVNRNALPPIEFLQMAEPHKNTKSKFDQDEENQAMANRVSEALAQFGAAGRIVAVKIGPVITLYEFEPEVGIKNAQVIGLAGDLARALSATAVRIAPIAGRNVLGIEVPNSTRDKVFLGELVASSTFQQSPATLPLILGKNILGSAMVVDLSQMPHLLISGTTGSGKSVAMNGFLLSLLYRHTPETLRLILIDPKMLELSIYQHIPHLLSPVVTDPKKSVMALLWATREMERRYKLLSELGVRNLADYRKKMKSDSSLENLPTIVIMVDEMADLMLVMGKEVEVLVQRLAQMARAAGIHLIMATQRPSVDVITGTIKANFPTRLSYALPTRTDSRTILGVDGAEQLLGMGDFLIMTGGRVERGHAPFTTEEEVKKVTDWWRAQGEPQYLPEADLQKSVSTRDMVDDMMGGGEDMYQRAVDVVRREKKASTSFLQRHLQIGYNRAATLMDQLEKNGVVTPANHSGKREVL, encoded by the coding sequence ATGGCAAAAAACAAAATTAAAAAAACCGCAACCGCGAACAAACCGCGCGTCAAACCCAGCAAGCATTTTTTAGAAAAATGGTTGGGGGCGCGGCTGGGCGGCCATGCGATTACGCTGGCGCAAAAAGGCTTCGGCACGGCTTGCCTGCTCCTCGGCGCATTGTTGGCGGTGGCGTTGTTCAGCCACGACGCAACCGACCCGTCCTTGACCACGCAATCCTCCGCGCCGATTAACAATTGGTTGGGGTTTGCCGGTGCGGTGGCGTCTGATTTGATTTTGAGTTTTTTGGGGCGCATCGCCGGTTACGGCGGGGTGGCGGTGTTTTTATTGTGGGGCATCGCCTTACTCAGCCCGATTACAAATGCCGATAAAAAACGTGGCGACGAACAATCGGGCAAGACGATTTTGAAACGTCTGTCGTTTTTGCATTTTTGGTTGTTTTGGCTTTTTATGTTTTTCCTCGGCGCGGCAAAGGTTATCCTCTTGCTGGTGTGGGGGCGTTATATCGACACGCAACAAACGCTCGACGACCCGGCGCACCCAATGTCGGTGTTGGAAAATTTTTGGCGCGATTTGCTGGTGACACATCTGGCGCAAAATGAATTGTTGGGCGTTATCGCCGGCTTGGCCTTGGTGTTTTTGGGGCTGTTGTTATTTTTATTATCGGGCATGTCCTTCGCCGAATGGCGTTATCTGTTGCGCTGGGTTTTGTCGGTGGTTGGTTTTTTCTTTTACGCGATTTTTTACGCCGTCGCGACGGTGCTCGGGGTTGCCCTGACGGCGGTTTATAAAACATTGGTGATGATACTGCCGATGGTTAAGGTGTTTTTGCCACGGCCGTCGTCGGTCGCGGGGGCGGTCGCCCAACGCCAGGCAATGTGGAAACGCATCTGGCGTAAACTATGGCACAATGTCACCGCGCCAGTCGCCGACGATGAAACGCTGCAGGGCGCAATTGTCGAATCCGCCGCGCCCGACAACCAAACCCTGACGCAACGGGTGATGGATCATTTCGACCGACCAAAAACCATACCTGCGCAATCACCAAAACGATTCGCATCGGCACCGATACATCATGGCGTTGTGAATCGAAACGCCCTGCCGCCGATAGAATTTTTGCAAATGGCCGAACCTCATAAAAACACAAAATCAAAATTCGACCAAGATGAAGAAAACCAAGCCATGGCCAATCGGGTGAGCGAGGCGTTGGCGCAATTTGGCGCGGCGGGGCGCATCGTCGCGGTGAAAATTGGGCCGGTGATAACATTGTATGAATTCGAACCCGAGGTCGGCATAAAAAACGCCCAGGTCATCGGCCTGGCGGGTGATTTGGCGCGCGCCCTGTCGGCGACCGCGGTGCGTATCGCGCCGATTGCCGGCAGAAACGTGCTGGGGATTGAGGTGCCAAACAGCACCCGCGATAAGGTTTTCTTGGGCGAGCTAGTGGCGTCCTCAACTTTCCAGCAAAGCCCGGCCACCCTGCCGCTTATTTTGGGCAAAAATATCTTGGGGTCGGCGATGGTGGTTGATTTAAGCCAGATGCCCCATCTGCTGATTTCTGGCACCACCGGTTCGGGCAAATCGGTGGCGATGAATGGGTTTTTGTTGTCATTGCTTTATCGCCACACGCCCGAAACCCTGCGGCTGATATTGATTGACCCAAAAATGTTGGAACTTTCGATTTACCAACATATCCCGCACCTGCTGTCGCCGGTGGTGACCGACCCGAAAAAATCGGTGATGGCCTTGCTGTGGGCGACGCGCGAAATGGAACGGCGTTACAAATTATTGTCAGAGCTCGGGGTGCGCAACCTCGCCGATTATCGCAAAAAAATGAAGAGCGACTCAAGTCTTGAAAACCTGCCGACCATTGTTATCATGGTCGATGAAATGGCCGACCTGATGTTGGTGATGGGGAAGGAGGTTGAGGTCTTGGTGCAACGCCTGGCGCAGATGGCGCGCGCCGCCGGCATTCACCTTATCATGGCGACCCAGCGGCCGTCGGTCGATGTTATCACCGGCACCATCAAGGCCAATTTTCCAACGCGCTTGAGCTACGCCCTGCCAACCCGCACCGACAGCCGCACCATCTTGGGCGTTGACGGCGCGGAGCAATTGCTTGGCATGGGGGATTTCCTTATCATGACCGGTGGCCGGGTTGAGCGCGGCCACGCACCATTCACGACCGAGGAGGAAGTGAAAAAAGTTACCGATTGGTGGCGCGCCCAGGGCGAACCACAATATTTGCCCGAGGCCGATTTGCAAAAATCGGTTTCGACCCGCGACATGGTCGACGACATGATGGGCGGCGGCGAGGATATGTATCAGCGCGCGGTCGACGTGGTGCGGCGCGAGAAAAAAGCCAGCACCAGCTTCCTGCAACGGCATTTGCAAATTGGTTACAACCGCGCCGCCACCTTGATGGATCAATTGGAAAAAAATGGCGTCGTCACGCCGGCCAACCACAGCGGCAAGCGCGAGGTGCTATAG